The Pedobacter ginsengisoli region GGCTTGCTTTCTGTATTCAATTTCGTCAAGCAAAGCCTTTTGAATCTCAATAAGCTTCCTGCTCTGCTCATAAATGCGGTAAAACGTTTTTACTTTTAAAAGAAGAATATCCATATCAACAGGCTTCGTAATATAATCGAGCCCACCAGAAGAATATCCTCTGGTAATAAACTTGAGCTCTTTATTTACAGCCGAAAGGAAGATTATTGCTGTTTCTTTAGCCTTGCTGTAACCAGATATCGCCTCAGCTACCTCAAAGCCATCCATACCAGGCATTTGCACATCCAGAATAATCAGTACATATTCATTCTTAAGAACCTTTTTTAAGGCCTCTTCTCCTGATGATGCAGTATCAACTTCAAAATTATGCCTTTCCAGAACCCTTTTTAAAGAGATAAGGTTCTCTGGAGTATCATCTACAATTAATATCATTATTAAAGGGGAATAAGCTTTTAAATTGCATTAGCAAAATTAATTTGTATAATAGTTTTGCTCTAAAGTTATACAACTCCAGAGAATATTAAGCGTTTAAACTTATTTATATATCAAAAAAATTGCAAACTCCCGGCTTATTTATAGTTGCCTTGAATTAAATGTATCGCCCTGATTAATATCTCCGGTTTCAAAACCTTTCTTAAACCAGTACATTCTTTGCGCAGATGTACCATGAGTAAAAGCATCCGGAACAACCTCGCCCTGAGCCTGTTTTTGCAATTTATCATCACCAATTGCATTAGCGGCATTTAAAGCTTCCTCAATATCTCCTTCTTCTAATTTAAAGTCTTTTAAATTTTGGGCATGATGCGCCCACAAACCGGCAAAGAAATCTGCCTGTAGTTCCAGCTTAACCGATAGCCGGTTATACTCAACCTCACTTACCTGCCCTCTGGCTCTTTGTAACTTATCAGATATGCCTAATAAATTCTGGACATGATGGCCAACCTCATGTGCAATTACATAAGCCTGAGCAAAATCCCCTGCAGCACCAAACCTGTTTTTTAAATCCTGATAAAAGGACAGATCAATATAAACTTTATGATCTCCGGGACAGTAGAAAGGTCCTACTGCGGAACTTGCATTTCCACAGGCCGATTGAACCATATTGGTAAACAATACCATCCTTGGCTCTTCATACTGCTGGCCCAGATTTTGAAACTGTTGTTCCCAAACCTGGTTGGTCGATTCGAGCACGCCATCAACAAATTTACCTTCAGCATCCGCGGGATCCCCTTGTTTCCCTTCAGATTGTGTAACATTGTTTACAGGAAGCTGGCTAACCAACCCTGTTAAATCTTTTCCAAAAAGAAGACCTAAAACTACAATGATAATACCAACGCCACCGCCGATGGTACCACCACTCATTCCTCTTCTATCGTCAATATTACCGCTTCCTTTACCGAACCACTGCATACAATTATTTTTTAATTTGATAAGACAAAAATCCGAGACAATTGTTATACCAAATTACAAATAATTAGTTAAAAGCAACTAATGCATTCTTTATTCTTTGGATAGTTTCGGCGGCGCCTAAAGCAACTGCAATATCAAATACCCCAGGGCCAAATTTACCTCCAACCAGCATTATTCTAAATGGCAACATCAACTCCCCAGGTTTAAACTGATGTGTTGCTGCCAGATCCTTAAATTTCTCTTCTAACTCTAAAGCAGTAGTATTATCAGTTATCCACGCAGCATAAGCTTCAAAAAATGTGGCCTTTTCAACTGTCCACTTTGGTTTTACAGCAGCCAGATCATACTCAGCAGGGGCAACAAAAAAGTAAGCCGACTGCGCAACAAAATCTCCCAGCAGGTTACACCTATCTTTAACCAGATCTATTACTTTAAGTAAATAAGCCTCGCTTTTAATTGCTATGCCTTGCTCCGTAAAAGCGGCTTTTACCGTAGGTATTAATTTTAAAGCATCAGCATTTTTAATCCACTCGTGGTTATACCATTTGGCCTTTTCGAAATCGAATTTTGCTCCCGCCTTACTTATACGCTCAACCGAGAACTTTTCAATTAATTCAGCTAACGAAAACAGTTCTTGATCTGTACCATCATTCCATCCCAGCATGGCCAATAAATTCACAAAAGCCTCTGGCATAAAGCCAAGCTCTTTAAATCCTTTAGTTAAATCGCCTGTTTTAGGATCAGTCCAGTTTTGTGCATAAACCGGGAACCCTAACCTGTCACCATCGCGTTTACTTAATTTTCCATTCCCGTCGGGTTTTAATATCAACGGCAAGTGAATCCACTGAGGCATCACATCCTCCCATCCAAGATAACGCCACAATAAAATATGTATCGGAGCAGACGGAAGCCATTCCTCTCCTCTAAAAATATGACTTATTTCCATTGCTTTATCATCAGCAACCACGGCTAAGTGATAAGTAGGCATGCCATCTGCCTTTAACAAAACTTTATCGTCAACTAAATTTGTATCGAAACTTACATGCCCCCTAATCAGATCTGTAAAAGAAACCAGTTCATCTTCAGGCATTTTAATACGCACTACATGCGGGGTGTTATTGGCCAAAAGTTCTGCAACTTCATTTTCGCTAAGCGTAAGTGAGTTACGCATTCCATTGCGTGTTGCAAGTCCGTAAGTAAAATTAGGTACCTCCTTACGTTTCGCGTCCAGTTCTTCCGGAGTATCAAAAGCATAATAAGCATAGCCATCAGCAATTAGCTGATCTGCATATTGTCTGTAAGTCGCTTTACGCTCACTCTGACGGTACGGGCCAAATTCACCACCTTTTTGCGGGCTTTCATCCGGCGACATTCCACACCATTCCAAACACGAAACAATATATTCTTCTGCACCCTCAACAAAACGGGTTTGATCAGTATCTTCAACACGCAAAACAAACGTTCCGTTGTGTTTTTTAGCAAACAGATAATTAAACAAAGCGGTACGTACACCACCTAAATGCAGCCCTCCTGTCGGACTAGGGGCAAATCTTACTCTTACTTTCTTTTCCATAATAACACTGCAAAGATATATTTTTGTAATTTGCCTTTTTCATATTCTATGAATCCTTACGAGAAAAAACGACGATGGAAGTTCTTTTTGCTGTTCTTTGCCATTATTATTGGAGCAGCATCAGTATTTTACAGCGACTTCTTTGTTAAAAAAATGGAGCGCGAGGAGCAATTACAGCTTCAACTTTATGTAAAAGTAACCGAACAGTCGCTGGTAATGTACGATGATGACCGCTATACCAGCCTGATAGAGCTTATAAGAACCAATACCAAGCTTCCTGTTATCATGACGGATTCTACAAAAATGGAAATCCTTAGTTTTCAGGGTCTGGATTCAACCAAGACAAATTACGATCTCGAAAAAAAGAAGGGCATAACCTACGACCCCGACTATTTTGCCCGCGAATTACGGACTATGAAAAAGCAACACCCTCCAACCCCAATTACCGGGTTAGACGGTACACGGTGGTGGATTTTCTATAAAGATTCTCCAACCTTAACACAGCTTCGTTATTTCCCTTACATACAATTAGGCGTAATAGCCCTATTCCTACTTACGGCTTATGTTGCTTTCAGTTCTGCCCGTAAGGCTGAACAAGACCAGGTATGGGTAGGTATGGCAAAAGAAACAGCACACCAACTTGGCACCCCTATATCCTCTCTCATGGCCTGGGTTGAGCTTATAAAATCAAGATTTGATGCCGAAGAGGACCCGCTCATTGCCGAAATGGAAAACGACATTAAGCGACTTGAAGTAATTACCGATCGTTTTTCAAAAATAGGTTCCAAACCAATTGTAGAAGACCATGTGGTATACACTGTGATCTATAATTTTGTAGAGTATTTTAAACTGCGCACATCAGACAAGATTGTCTTTACAATTGGCGGAGATGAGCAGGTACGCGCCTTGTTAAATGTCCCCCTGTTTGACTGGGTAATTGAAAATCTACTTAAAAATGCCGCCAACGCTATTGAAAACGAAGGCACCATTGCTATAAACATTATAGAAAACCTGGCAAAAGAAGAAGTCTTTATTGATGTAACTGATACTGGAAAAGGTATTGCCAGGTCTAAATTTGATGCCGTTTTCCAGCCCGGCTATACTACCCGAAAACGGGGATGGGGATTAGGCTTGTCACTTACCAAGCGGATTATTGAGAATTATCATAGCGGACAGATCTTTGTTAAAGAATCTGAACTTGGCAAAGGCACCACATTTCGTATCGTTTTAAAAAGCAGTATAACTTATGAACCGACCACAAACACATGAGTATCCCGCCTGGGGCGAAACATACATTAAGCTTGTTGGCGATGATGTATTGGAAATATTGGAAAAACAAACCACAGATTTCCCTGATTTTATTAATTCCTTGGTAGAAAAGGCCGATTATGCCTATGCTCCCGGAAAATGGACCATTAAAGAAGTTATTGGACATATTATAGATGCAGAACGGGTATTCATTTACAGGCTAATGTGTTTTGCCCGCGGAGAGCAGCATGCACTCCCTGGATTTGAGGAGGATGACTATGTTGCAAATGCCCACTTTTCAGACAGGAGTTTACTGAGCCTTTCAGAAGAATTTGCTCTTTTGCGCAAATCCAACCTTTATTTAATAAATTCGCTTACAGAAAAGGAACTTAACAGAAGTGGAACAGCTTCTGAACGACAGATTACCGTAAGGGCATTGCTATTTGTAATGGCCGGCCATATTATACATCACATTAGTGTTATTAAAGAAAGGTACTTATGATCTGGTTTACTGAATTTTCACCCGCAAAGCTAAATAACCAACCCAAAAATCATATGGGTGGCTTTTTAGACATCCAGTTCGCCGAGGTAGGCGAAGACTTTTTAACCGCAACCATGCCGGTTGATGAACGGACCCATCAGCCCACAGGAATTTTACATGGCGGGGCTTCAGTAGTACTGGCCGAAACACTGGGAAGTGTTGCATCTTACATGTGTATCGATCCAGAAAAGTATGTAGCAGTTGGGCTGGAGATAAATGCAAATCATTTGCGCCCGGTAAAAAGTGGGCTCGTAACCGGCATCTGCAAAGCCCTCCATATTGGTGCAAAAACTCATGTATGGGAAATCAAAATCTATAGCGACAAGGGTAAAATGAATTGTGTAAGTCGGCTCACCGTCTCAATCATTAATAAACCAGGGCAGTAATGAGAAAGCTTATTTATGGCATTAACATTAGCTTGGATGGTTGTTGCGATCATACCAGATTCAGTGGCACAGATGATATCCAAGACTACTTCAGGGAACTACTTGAAGGAACTGACCTGATCATCTACGGACGAAAAACTTATGAGCTGATGGTCCCTTTCTGGCCTGAGGTAGCCCAAACACAATCAATGAATGAGTCTGGAAACGCATTTGCCAAGGTCTTTGCTAATATTAAGCGTATTATGGTTTCGCACAGTGCCGACAGTGCAAATGACAAACAAACAATCATAATCCGCGATAACCTGAAAGAAGAAATCCTCAAGTTAAAACAGCAACCAGGTAAAGCGATCTCAACAGGCGGCGTAGAGTTACCCGCCAGATTGATCGAATTAGGCTTGGTAGATGAATTCCACATGGTTGTTCATCCGCTAATCGTTGGGCAGGGACGGCGCTTGTTTACTGAAATGTCCTTACCGGAAAATCTGGATTTAAAACTAACCTCATCACAAATGCTAAGCAGCGGTTGCATGGCACTGCGATATACATTATTGCGTGGATAAAGGAATTTAGTCTCCGTTTATATGCTAAAAAACAAAAGCATTTGTTGCAAAGCGGTTTTTGAGTGCATTCTTTCTGTATTCTCTAGGGTATCCCGAGTAGCTTCAGCACCTCTTCTAACCATTTCTTTTTCAAAATGGGAGATCGCAGTTTTGATATCTGTAAATTTGTTCCCCGTTAAGCAATCTGCCAATTCAAACGCATCCTGCATGGCAACATTCGCTCCCTCTCCGGCAAACGGAGGCATACAATGTGCAGCATCTCCAATCATAGTAAGGCTTTCTTGTGTCTCCCATGTCTGATCCATCGGAAAATAATATTGTGGCCGTGGAATAAAATGTACGTCATCGTTCGTAAAAAATTCATGCCATTCATCACTCCAACCCGCATACTCTTGCTTAAACCATTCAAAAACCTGCTCTTTATTTTTAAAATCAATACCGCGTTCTTTAACAGAGTTTTCTGGCACCTTAGAACTTGCAACAAACATAATTGAGCCATCACCTTTTGTACCATAGCCGATAAATTGCTCATTACCAAAGGCCATAACCTTTCCGCCTTTTGTAAGCTCAAAAAGCTTAGGTGTATTTCTTTCTGCATTATAGATGTTCCCCTCAATCAGCGTAACCCCAGAATAAACCGGATTTTCAGTACTTAAATAGCCCCTCACTTTTGAGTTTGCTCCATCCGCAGCAATAACCAAATCAGCATAAACGCTTGTTCCATTTTTGAAATGCAACAGCCAGCCATCACCTTGTTTCTCCATCGAAACAAAATGACTATCCCATACAACTGTATCCGCTTTTAGTGAGTTCAGTAGAATATCGCGCAAAGGCGCACGATCAATTTCCGGGCGGTTCTCTGCAATTGTTTTTTCATCGCCATGATCGTCAAATTTTATTGAAAGCGTTTCATCAACAATCCTCATCTTACTTGCAAGCGGACGGTGGTGGGTATAAAATTCGTCCAGTAAACCTGCCCGCTTCATGGCTTCCAAACCGGTTCCCTCGTGTAAATCTAAAGTAGAAC contains the following coding sequences:
- a CDS encoding neutral zinc metallopeptidase produces the protein MQWFGKGSGNIDDRRGMSGGTIGGGVGIIIVVLGLLFGKDLTGLVSQLPVNNVTQSEGKQGDPADAEGKFVDGVLESTNQVWEQQFQNLGQQYEEPRMVLFTNMVQSACGNASSAVGPFYCPGDHKVYIDLSFYQDLKNRFGAAGDFAQAYVIAHEVGHHVQNLLGISDKLQRARGQVSEVEYNRLSVKLELQADFFAGLWAHHAQNLKDFKLEEGDIEEALNAANAIGDDKLQKQAQGEVVPDAFTHGTSAQRMYWFKKGFETGDINQGDTFNSRQL
- the gltX gene encoding glutamate--tRNA ligase, which produces MEKKVRVRFAPSPTGGLHLGGVRTALFNYLFAKKHNGTFVLRVEDTDQTRFVEGAEEYIVSCLEWCGMSPDESPQKGGEFGPYRQSERKATYRQYADQLIADGYAYYAFDTPEELDAKRKEVPNFTYGLATRNGMRNSLTLSENEVAELLANNTPHVVRIKMPEDELVSFTDLIRGHVSFDTNLVDDKVLLKADGMPTYHLAVVADDKAMEISHIFRGEEWLPSAPIHILLWRYLGWEDVMPQWIHLPLILKPDGNGKLSKRDGDRLGFPVYAQNWTDPKTGDLTKGFKELGFMPEAFVNLLAMLGWNDGTDQELFSLAELIEKFSVERISKAGAKFDFEKAKWYNHEWIKNADALKLIPTVKAAFTEQGIAIKSEAYLLKVIDLVKDRCNLLGDFVAQSAYFFVAPAEYDLAAVKPKWTVEKATFFEAYAAWITDNTTALELEEKFKDLAATHQFKPGELMLPFRIMLVGGKFGPGVFDIAVALGAAETIQRIKNALVAFN
- a CDS encoding sensor histidine kinase, with translation MNPYEKKRRWKFFLLFFAIIIGAASVFYSDFFVKKMEREEQLQLQLYVKVTEQSLVMYDDDRYTSLIELIRTNTKLPVIMTDSTKMEILSFQGLDSTKTNYDLEKKKGITYDPDYFARELRTMKKQHPPTPITGLDGTRWWIFYKDSPTLTQLRYFPYIQLGVIALFLLTAYVAFSSARKAEQDQVWVGMAKETAHQLGTPISSLMAWVELIKSRFDAEEDPLIAEMENDIKRLEVITDRFSKIGSKPIVEDHVVYTVIYNFVEYFKLRTSDKIVFTIGGDEQVRALLNVPLFDWVIENLLKNAANAIENEGTIAINIIENLAKEEVFIDVTDTGKGIARSKFDAVFQPGYTTRKRGWGLGLSLTKRIIENYHSGQIFVKESELGKGTTFRIVLKSSITYEPTTNT
- a CDS encoding DinB family protein — protein: MNRPQTHEYPAWGETYIKLVGDDVLEILEKQTTDFPDFINSLVEKADYAYAPGKWTIKEVIGHIIDAERVFIYRLMCFARGEQHALPGFEEDDYVANAHFSDRSLLSLSEEFALLRKSNLYLINSLTEKELNRSGTASERQITVRALLFVMAGHIIHHISVIKERYL
- a CDS encoding hotdog fold thioesterase, whose product is MIWFTEFSPAKLNNQPKNHMGGFLDIQFAEVGEDFLTATMPVDERTHQPTGILHGGASVVLAETLGSVASYMCIDPEKYVAVGLEINANHLRPVKSGLVTGICKALHIGAKTHVWEIKIYSDKGKMNCVSRLTVSIINKPGQ
- a CDS encoding dihydrofolate reductase family protein, with amino-acid sequence MRKLIYGINISLDGCCDHTRFSGTDDIQDYFRELLEGTDLIIYGRKTYELMVPFWPEVAQTQSMNESGNAFAKVFANIKRIMVSHSADSANDKQTIIIRDNLKEEILKLKQQPGKAISTGGVELPARLIELGLVDEFHMVVHPLIVGQGRRLFTEMSLPENLDLKLTSSQMLSSGCMALRYTLLRG
- a CDS encoding FAD-dependent oxidoreductase, translated to MLIGNKAVAVVGGGMGGLTLARLLQMKNANVKVYERDANRDVRVQGSTLDLHEGTGLEAMKRAGLLDEFYTHHRPLASKMRIVDETLSIKFDDHGDEKTIAENRPEIDRAPLRDILLNSLKADTVVWDSHFVSMEKQGDGWLLHFKNGTSVYADLVIAADGANSKVRGYLSTENPVYSGVTLIEGNIYNAERNTPKLFELTKGGKVMAFGNEQFIGYGTKGDGSIMFVASSKVPENSVKERGIDFKNKEQVFEWFKQEYAGWSDEWHEFFTNDDVHFIPRPQYYFPMDQTWETQESLTMIGDAAHCMPPFAGEGANVAMQDAFELADCLTGNKFTDIKTAISHFEKEMVRRGAEATRDTLENTERMHSKTALQQMLLFFSI